One genomic window of Sphingobacterium oryzagri includes the following:
- a CDS encoding polysaccharide deacetylase family protein: MKTFILLIGLLVAIQSRAQEEVRDYRPYYAGATYNESDVIVLRSFERLGTRYFFMVDCHTLQTQIIPAKNVKAKVDSWSNLKDRYTTTPYVKALTAAQSQSFALQDAGIVHGYPKEHGITLTVDLCPSHKPLDRAVFTALIAEFAKIEKPVPVALSLSGRFMLTHLEDLHWLKSLEADGYLKITWVNHTYNHHYEPQVPLQENFLLKPGTDINFEVLETEIAMITQGLCPSVFFRFPGLVSDNAIVSKITGFGLLPIGSDAWLAKGQQSAPGSIVLIHGNGNEPVGVSDFIHLLESKKDFVLQKEWLMYDLRESVAHEFED, from the coding sequence ATGAAGACGTTTATTTTGCTCATTGGATTGCTGGTGGCTATCCAATCGAGAGCCCAAGAAGAGGTTCGTGATTATCGACCATATTACGCCGGTGCTACCTACAACGAGTCGGATGTCATTGTCTTGCGCTCGTTCGAACGTTTAGGAACCCGGTATTTCTTTATGGTCGACTGCCATACGCTACAGACGCAAATTATTCCCGCGAAAAATGTCAAAGCTAAAGTGGATAGTTGGTCTAATTTGAAGGATCGCTACACGACGACACCCTACGTAAAAGCATTGACTGCTGCCCAATCCCAATCTTTTGCTCTGCAAGATGCCGGTATCGTACACGGTTATCCCAAAGAGCACGGTATAACGCTCACTGTGGATCTTTGTCCGTCGCATAAACCGCTTGACCGCGCTGTTTTTACAGCACTTATCGCCGAGTTTGCGAAAATAGAAAAGCCGGTTCCAGTTGCACTATCGCTTTCCGGAAGGTTTATGCTTACTCACCTCGAAGATCTCCATTGGCTTAAATCGTTAGAAGCTGATGGATATTTGAAAATTACATGGGTAAATCATACGTACAACCACCATTACGAACCCCAAGTGCCGCTTCAGGAAAACTTCTTATTGAAACCTGGGACGGATATAAATTTTGAAGTGCTGGAGACGGAAATCGCCATGATAACGCAGGGGTTATGCCCGTCGGTATTCTTTAGATTTCCAGGGTTAGTTTCCGATAACGCAATAGTGTCGAAAATTACAGGTTTTGGCTTGCTACCCATAGGTAGCGATGCCTGGCTTGCCAAAGGCCAGCAATCGGCGCCAGGCAGCATCGTATTAATACATGGTAACGGCAATGAACCGGTTGGTGTGTCGGATTTTATTCATCTTTTAGAATCGAAAAAGGATTTTGTTTTGCAAAAAGAATGGCTGATGTATGATTTGCGGGAAAGCGTAGCGCATGAATTTGAGGATTGA
- a CDS encoding DUF3667 domain-containing protein, whose translation MHEIEHVLHFERGILYTIRELVINPGQNIRNYLSENRSRLVKPIIFIIITSLIYSILTSFFHIEEKYVRFEGNEESAIAKIFKWVEGHYGYANIIMGIFITMWLKVFFRKFGYNFFEILILLCFVMGMGMLIFSVFSLLQGVLHIHLMNVGGILGIVYCTCAIGNFFGKERGIHYVRAFFAYILGMITFSVAAILLGVLIDIFFKH comes from the coding sequence ATGCACGAAATTGAACATGTATTGCATTTCGAACGTGGAATTTTGTATACCATCAGAGAATTGGTGATTAATCCCGGACAAAACATCCGGAATTATCTTTCCGAAAATCGGAGCAGACTTGTAAAGCCGATTATCTTCATTATCATCACATCCCTTATTTATTCGATTTTAACCAGTTTTTTTCATATCGAGGAAAAATATGTGCGATTTGAAGGAAACGAAGAAAGTGCGATTGCTAAAATTTTCAAATGGGTTGAGGGCCATTATGGCTATGCAAATATTATCATGGGCATATTCATCACCATGTGGCTAAAGGTGTTTTTCAGAAAATTTGGCTATAATTTTTTTGAAATCTTGATTTTATTATGCTTTGTGATGGGGATGGGCATGTTGATTTTTTCTGTTTTCTCTTTGCTTCAAGGTGTGTTGCATATTCATCTAATGAATGTAGGTGGAATTTTAGGCATCGTCTATTGTACCTGTGCTATCGGAAATTTCTTTGGCAAGGAGAGGGGCATTCATTACGTAAGGGCGTTCTTTGCGTACATCTTAGGGATGATCACTTTCTCTGTTGCAGCTATACTTTTAGGCGTGTTGATTGATATCTTTTTTAAGCATTAG
- a CDS encoding Gfo/Idh/MocA family protein translates to MKSTFLSFVLVLIGHLALAEAPLKLAIAGLSHGHVDWIFNRADKQDVVVVGIYETNPVLIDRYAKQYHIDKSLFFTNLQTMLDEVKPEAVSAFGAINEHITVVRACAPRKIHVMVEKPLATTRKDAKEMQQLAQQHQIHVLTNFETSWYESNQQVKALLDKGALGQIRKVLVNDGHQGPKEIGVSPEFFAILTDPEKNGAGALVDFGCYGANLMTWLMRGERPISVSAVTQQHKPDIYQQVDDEATIVLQYAHAQCVIQGSWNWPFSRKDMEVYGSTGYALAPDATTLRYRLENQPKEQLQRLTARAAPYDDPFSLLAAVVKGKLQLDEFDQYGLPVNILTVEILEAAKIAAQKKQTIFLDN, encoded by the coding sequence ATGAAATCAACCTTTTTAAGTTTCGTATTAGTACTGATCGGTCATCTTGCACTTGCTGAAGCGCCTTTGAAACTTGCGATCGCCGGTCTGAGCCATGGTCACGTTGACTGGATCTTCAACAGAGCCGATAAGCAAGATGTAGTTGTGGTCGGTATTTATGAAACCAATCCTGTATTGATTGATCGTTACGCTAAACAATACCATATTGACAAAAGCCTTTTCTTTACCAACCTGCAAACCATGTTGGATGAAGTGAAACCCGAAGCCGTCTCTGCCTTTGGCGCGATCAACGAACATATCACGGTGGTGCGCGCCTGCGCGCCGCGAAAGATTCATGTCATGGTCGAAAAGCCATTGGCAACTACACGGAAAGATGCGAAGGAGATGCAGCAATTGGCGCAGCAGCATCAGATACACGTGCTCACTAATTTTGAAACATCTTGGTACGAAAGCAACCAGCAAGTAAAAGCCTTGCTTGATAAGGGCGCGCTTGGCCAGATTCGCAAAGTGCTGGTGAATGATGGGCATCAAGGACCAAAGGAAATCGGCGTAAGCCCAGAGTTTTTTGCGATCTTGACCGACCCAGAAAAGAATGGTGCCGGCGCGTTGGTAGATTTTGGTTGTTATGGCGCTAACCTAATGACTTGGCTCATGCGCGGTGAGCGACCAATTTCTGTAAGTGCCGTTACCCAGCAACATAAACCGGATATTTACCAACAGGTCGATGATGAAGCGACGATTGTGTTACAGTACGCGCACGCGCAGTGTGTGATTCAAGGATCGTGGAACTGGCCTTTTTCTCGAAAGGATATGGAAGTCTATGGGAGTACAGGCTACGCGCTGGCGCCAGATGCCACGACTTTGCGCTACCGATTGGAAAATCAACCGAAAGAACAGCTACAGCGACTAACGGCGAGAGCAGCACCTTATGACGATCCTTTCTCTCTGTTGGCGGCTGTGGTAAAAGGCAAACTACAGCTCGATGAATTTGATCAATATGGCTTGCCCGTTAATATCCTAACCGTAGAGATTTTAGAAGCGGCAAAGATCGCTGCACAAAAAAAGCAAACTATTTTTTTGGATAACTAG